Proteins from a single region of Pseudopedobacter saltans DSM 12145:
- a CDS encoding transposase, with protein sequence MEKPRKGKGKGRTPLFEDSFKIAVAREYILGDYSASQVGKKYNLNSGNVFYFVKWYNKHHPDPAPETSSPAELTPSNTAKLEEELALAKLKITALEMLIRNAEREMGVDIVKKPGTKQ encoded by the coding sequence ATGGAAAAACCAAGAAAAGGAAAGGGCAAAGGTCGTACTCCTTTATTCGAAGACAGTTTTAAAATTGCAGTTGCCCGAGAATATATTTTGGGTGACTATAGCGCCAGTCAGGTTGGCAAGAAATACAATTTAAATTCAGGCAATGTATTTTACTTTGTAAAGTGGTACAATAAGCATCATCCTGACCCAGCCCCAGAGACAAGTTCTCCTGCGGAATTAACGCCCTCAAACACCGCTAAGCTTGAAGAGGAATTAGCGTTGGCAAAACTTAAGATCACCGCATTAGAAATGCTCATTCGTAATGCCGAACGGGAAATGGGGGTAGATATTGTAAAAAAGCCTGGTACCAAACAGTAG
- a CDS encoding DDE-type integrase/transposase/recombinase has translation MGERYYLFKNKKGFIYLSLITDAYSRKIVGYNLSRNLKAEGCIKAFQMALKSRLYPKRPLIHHSDRGIQYCCDDYVQLLISQNVQISMTQNGSPYDNAIAERVNGILKQEFNLYQSFDSYQKAKDAVENAIISYNQIGPHFSCQLQIPQAKHASSNAR, from the coding sequence ATGGGTGAGCGATATTACCTATTTAAAAACAAAAAAGGTTTTATCTATCTTAGTTTGATTACAGATGCTTATTCAAGAAAAATTGTAGGTTATAACTTAAGTCGAAACTTAAAAGCAGAAGGATGCATAAAAGCATTTCAGATGGCGTTAAAATCAAGATTATACCCCAAAAGACCTCTTATTCATCACTCTGACAGGGGAATTCAATACTGCTGTGACGATTATGTCCAATTATTGATCAGCCAAAATGTACAAATTAGCATGACGCAAAATGGAAGCCCTTATGATAATGCTATCGCAGAGCGGGTGAATGGTATTTTAAAACAAGAATTTAATCTATACCAATCTTTTGACTCATACCAAAAAGCTAAAGATGCAGTAGAAAACGCAATTATCAGTTATAACCAGATCGGACCCCACTTCTCTTGCCAGCTTCAAATACCACAAGCAAAACATGCATCAAGTAATGCAAGGTAA
- a CDS encoding endo-1,4-beta-xylanase — MKRNLLLMLLLVCSGFSYAQKKATVESLKQAFEGKFYIGTALNLNQIWERDPAADKLIKSQFNSIVAENSMKSMHLQPQEGKFNFKDADKFVAYGEANNMFLIGHTLIWHSQAPSWFFKNEKGEEVSKEVLIERMRNHITAVVSRYKGRIKGWDVVNEAILDDGSWRKSKFYNIIGEEFIELAFKFAHAADPDAELYYNDYSMALEGRRNSVVKMIKNLKSKGIKISAIGMQGHLSLDFPKVEEFEKSILAFAAEGVKVMITEMDITVLPMPNRNIGAQVESNFAYKKEMNPYEDGLPKDKQTIFEKRYLDFFKLFLKHEDKISRVTVWGVTDADSWRNNWPMPGRTDYALLFDRQYNAKPVVKQIYRFGSSKKKP; from the coding sequence ATGAAAAGGAATCTATTACTTATGCTGCTACTGGTTTGTTCCGGTTTTAGCTATGCTCAAAAAAAAGCTACTGTCGAATCATTAAAACAAGCTTTTGAGGGGAAGTTTTACATTGGAACTGCTTTAAACCTCAACCAAATTTGGGAAAGAGATCCTGCTGCCGACAAGCTAATAAAGAGCCAGTTTAATTCTATTGTTGCAGAAAATTCTATGAAAAGTATGCATTTGCAACCTCAGGAAGGCAAATTCAATTTTAAAGATGCAGATAAGTTTGTAGCGTATGGCGAAGCTAATAACATGTTCCTTATAGGCCATACCCTAATCTGGCATTCACAAGCGCCATCGTGGTTTTTTAAAAATGAAAAAGGAGAGGAGGTTTCGAAAGAGGTGCTAATAGAGCGCATGAGAAATCATATTACAGCCGTTGTTTCCAGGTATAAAGGCAGAATTAAAGGTTGGGACGTGGTGAATGAAGCAATACTTGATGATGGATCCTGGAGAAAGAGTAAATTTTACAATATAATAGGAGAAGAATTTATAGAGCTGGCTTTCAAATTTGCACATGCAGCCGATCCGGACGCCGAACTTTATTACAACGACTATTCAATGGCTTTGGAAGGCAGACGAAATAGCGTTGTTAAAATGATTAAGAATCTAAAATCCAAAGGAATTAAGATTAGTGCTATTGGAATGCAGGGGCATTTATCTCTTGATTTTCCAAAAGTTGAGGAGTTTGAAAAAAGCATATTGGCTTTTGCGGCAGAAGGAGTAAAAGTGATGATTACAGAAATGGATATTACCGTTTTACCTATGCCCAATAGAAATATTGGTGCCCAGGTGGAGAGTAATTTTGCATACAAGAAAGAAATGAATCCATATGAAGATGGATTGCCTAAAGATAAACAGACAATATTTGAAAAACGCTATCTGGATTTCTTTAAACTTTTTTTAAAACATGAGGATAAAATCAGTAGGGTTACAGTTTGGGGAGTTACAGATGCAGACTCATGGCGGAATAACTGGCCAATGCCCGGCAGAACAGATTATGCCTTGCTGTTTGACCGGCAATACAATGCTAAACCTGTCGTTAAGCAGATTTATAGATTTGGCTCTTCAAAAAAGAAGCCATAA
- a CDS encoding beta-glucosidase, translated as MNKNIIRFLVTCFFYCLLGNSNLKSQEIPYKFRNPDLPVNERIENLLGLLTLEEKVGLMMNSSKPVGRLGIPAYDWWNEALHGVARSGKATVFPQAIGMAATWNESGHKQTFDLISDEARAKYNEAIRNGERGRYYGLSFWTPNINIFRDPRWGRGQETYGEDPYLTARLGVAAVRGLQGDDPKYFKTHACAKHFAVHSGPEWNRHSYDATASGRDLWETYLPAFKALVKEANVQEVMCAYNAYEGQPCCGSDRLLTDILRNRWEYKGIVVSDCWAIDDFFRKGHHETHKDAAAAAADAVIHSTDLECGSAYTNLLEAVRQGLISQQQIDISLRRVLRGWFELGMLDPAERLPWSQLPYQIVASKEHVQQALKVARESMTLLKNNGSILPLSKSIKKIAVIGPNAADSVMLWGNYNGTPNSTVTILQGIKNKLPHAEIIYDKGCDWVDPWVRTSLFEGFTSSPKGQKGMKVEFFNNTQLSGSPETTLINTLAIKYNNAGGTALAQGVNLQNTSTRISGVFTAPYTGEIVFKISASDGYVLYVNDKVLLTKKGREASADTEYTMKAEKNKKYNIVLEHKQVGKYVNIDFSVLKKDKADFTNLIKRLKEVDAIVYAGGLSPQLEGEEMPVNADGFRGGDKISIDLPKIQRELLSSLKSTGKPVVFVLCTGSSLALEQDEKNYNALLCAWYGGQEAGTAVADVLFGDYNPAGRLPITFYKSLSQLDNALLKTSDTSRQDFENYSMQGRTYRYMTEKPLYAFGHGLSYSKFNYGEAKLTSGTVKIGNTLNISIPLTNISNNKGEEVVQVYVKRNGDPDAPVKSLKGFKRVAIAAGETKHLDFQLTAEAFEFYDPSKDELGPKAGNYTIMYGGSSNEDRLKSISINVVL; from the coding sequence ATGAACAAAAATATAATCCGTTTTTTAGTTACATGTTTCTTTTATTGTTTGTTAGGTAACAGTAATTTGAAAAGTCAGGAAATACCCTATAAGTTCAGGAATCCGGATTTACCTGTTAATGAACGAATAGAAAATTTACTGGGATTGCTAACACTGGAAGAGAAAGTTGGTTTGATGATGAATAGCTCTAAACCTGTTGGACGTCTAGGTATTCCAGCTTACGATTGGTGGAATGAGGCTTTACATGGGGTTGCAAGATCAGGAAAAGCCACCGTATTTCCGCAGGCTATCGGAATGGCAGCTACCTGGAACGAGTCTGGCCACAAACAAACATTTGATTTAATTTCTGACGAAGCGAGAGCAAAATATAATGAAGCGATCAGAAACGGAGAACGTGGAAGATATTACGGTTTGTCATTTTGGACACCAAATATTAATATTTTCAGAGATCCAAGATGGGGAAGAGGGCAGGAAACCTATGGAGAAGATCCTTATTTAACCGCAAGATTAGGTGTAGCGGCAGTTAGAGGTTTGCAAGGTGATGATCCCAAATATTTCAAGACCCATGCATGTGCCAAACACTTCGCGGTACATAGCGGACCGGAATGGAACAGGCATTCCTATGATGCAACTGCATCTGGCAGAGACTTGTGGGAAACGTACCTGCCTGCTTTTAAAGCATTGGTGAAAGAGGCAAATGTACAGGAAGTAATGTGTGCATACAATGCCTATGAGGGGCAACCATGTTGTGGTAGCGATCGTTTACTTACTGATATTCTAAGAAATAGATGGGAGTATAAAGGAATTGTGGTTTCCGATTGCTGGGCTATTGATGATTTTTTTAGGAAAGGGCACCACGAAACACATAAAGATGCAGCCGCGGCGGCAGCAGATGCGGTGATACATTCTACCGATTTGGAATGTGGAAGTGCTTATACCAATCTTCTGGAAGCCGTTCGGCAAGGACTCATTTCTCAGCAGCAAATAGATATTTCTTTAAGAAGAGTTTTGAGAGGATGGTTTGAATTGGGAATGTTAGACCCTGCTGAGCGTTTACCTTGGAGCCAATTACCATACCAGATAGTCGCTTCAAAAGAGCATGTACAACAGGCTTTAAAAGTTGCCAGAGAATCTATGACCCTGTTAAAGAACAACGGTTCAATTTTGCCGTTAAGCAAATCAATAAAAAAAATAGCGGTTATTGGTCCTAACGCAGCAGATAGTGTGATGTTGTGGGGTAATTATAATGGAACCCCAAATTCTACTGTCACTATTTTGCAGGGGATTAAAAATAAACTACCTCACGCAGAAATCATCTATGATAAAGGTTGTGATTGGGTAGATCCATGGGTGCGTACTTCTTTATTTGAAGGATTTACCAGTTCCCCTAAAGGTCAGAAAGGAATGAAAGTTGAGTTTTTTAACAATACGCAACTTTCGGGTAGTCCGGAAACTACCCTAATAAATACTTTAGCCATAAAGTATAATAATGCCGGTGGTACAGCTTTGGCACAAGGTGTTAATTTGCAGAATACTTCCACCAGGATTTCAGGAGTATTCACAGCGCCTTATACAGGTGAAATTGTTTTTAAAATCAGTGCTTCGGATGGATATGTTCTCTACGTAAACGATAAAGTTCTTTTAACAAAGAAAGGGCGAGAGGCATCTGCAGATACCGAATATACGATGAAGGCAGAAAAGAACAAAAAGTATAATATTGTTTTGGAACATAAGCAGGTTGGGAAATATGTGAATATTGACTTTTCGGTGTTAAAGAAAGATAAAGCCGATTTTACCAATTTAATTAAACGTCTAAAAGAAGTAGACGCTATTGTATATGCTGGAGGTTTATCGCCACAGTTAGAGGGAGAAGAAATGCCTGTTAACGCTGATGGTTTTAGAGGTGGAGATAAAATATCCATAGACCTTCCAAAAATTCAAAGAGAACTCTTGTCTTCATTAAAAAGTACCGGAAAGCCGGTGGTTTTCGTGTTATGTACCGGAAGCTCTTTAGCTTTAGAACAAGACGAGAAAAATTACAATGCTTTACTATGTGCCTGGTATGGTGGACAGGAAGCTGGAACTGCTGTGGCAGATGTATTATTTGGAGATTATAATCCAGCGGGCAGATTGCCAATAACTTTCTATAAAAGCTTAAGCCAATTAGATAACGCGCTTTTAAAAACATCCGATACCAGCAGACAAGATTTTGAGAATTACAGCATGCAGGGCAGAACATATCGGTATATGACTGAGAAGCCTCTTTATGCATTTGGCCATGGGTTAAGTTATTCAAAATTCAATTATGGCGAAGCAAAGCTAACATCTGGGACAGTTAAAATAGGCAACACTTTAAACATATCCATACCACTTACTAACATCTCCAATAATAAAGGAGAAGAAGTTGTTCAGGTATATGTAAAGAGAAATGGTGATCCTGATGCTCCGGTAAAATCCTTAAAAGGATTTAAAAGGGTAGCTATTGCGGCTGGAGAAACAAAACATCTGGATTTCCAGCTTACTGCAGAAGCATTTGAGTTTTATGATCCGTCAAAAGATGAACTTGGTCCGAAAGCAGGTAATTATACCATTATGTATGGAGGTTCATCAAATGAAGATCGCCTTAAATCAATCAGTATAAATGTGGTATTATAA
- a CDS encoding response regulator — translation MNKKKVLIFDDDANILELCAIVLQDFGYDVEVSETSHDIIEKVSEIKPDVILMDNWIPDIGGIKATQLLKKDPDFNRIPVIYFSANNDIHLLAQTAGADAYLSKPFDLTELENIVSEAIKKTA, via the coding sequence ATGAATAAAAAGAAAGTGTTGATTTTTGATGACGATGCCAACATACTGGAATTATGCGCTATCGTTTTACAGGATTTTGGATATGATGTTGAAGTTTCCGAAACATCTCATGACATTATCGAAAAAGTTTCCGAAATTAAACCAGATGTAATCCTGATGGATAATTGGATACCGGATATTGGAGGTATTAAAGCAACTCAGTTATTAAAAAAAGATCCTGATTTTAACCGTATCCCCGTTATATATTTTTCGGCAAATAATGATATCCATTTGTTAGCACAAACTGCAGGTGCCGATGCATACTTGTCCAAACCTTTTGATTTAACAGAACTTGAGAATATTGTTTCAGAGGCCATTAAAAAAACAGCATAA
- a CDS encoding chemotaxis protein CheB produces the protein MKVHIFAIGGSAGSIKVLLQVLPDLEKPDFPVLIVLHRAPNGPPVLQSLLASYTKIPIFEAEDKTILESGCIYIAPADYHLLIEKDKSVTLDYSEKLNYSRPSIDVTFIFVAHVYKEGALALLLSGANEDGVNGLGVIKNMGGIATVQDPKTCEVEYMPLQAINRGVVDMVIRPDEIASFINKLSVK, from the coding sequence ATGAAAGTTCACATTTTTGCAATAGGAGGTTCGGCCGGTAGTATCAAGGTATTATTACAAGTATTGCCTGATTTAGAAAAGCCAGATTTTCCTGTGCTTATTGTTCTTCACCGCGCTCCAAATGGCCCTCCCGTATTGCAAAGTCTCTTGGCTAGCTATACAAAAATCCCCATTTTCGAGGCCGAAGACAAAACAATTTTAGAATCAGGATGTATTTATATAGCACCGGCAGACTATCATCTGCTAATTGAGAAGGATAAGTCGGTTACCCTGGATTACTCAGAAAAGCTGAATTATTCGAGACCTTCTATCGATGTCACTTTTATCTTTGTGGCACATGTTTATAAAGAGGGGGCTTTAGCGCTCTTGCTTTCAGGAGCAAATGAAGACGGAGTAAATGGTTTAGGAGTTATAAAAAATATGGGAGGCATAGCCACAGTTCAGGATCCAAAAACATGCGAAGTGGAGTATATGCCGCTGCAGGCAATAAATAGAGGAGTAGTAGATATGGTGATCAGACCAGATGAAATAGCCTCTTTTATTAATAAGTTAAGTGTAAAGTGA
- a CDS encoding CheR family methyltransferase: MIEQDIINDDDLEMLLADVSSLYGYDFSQYSRASLKRRLNRICVIDKFTSFAELRYTVIKQPDYLQRFIEEITVNVTEMFRDPSFYKTLRDTVLPQLGTYPFIRIWVAGCSTGEEAYSIAILLKEANLYGRSLIYATDINPTVLEKAKKGVFPLINMRQYSENYNNSGGKVDFSQYYTANYDVAKFDPELKSKIIFSTHNLVSDRSFNEFQLVVCRNVLIYFDRELQAKVLNLFDESLESLGFLALGSKETLRFSSLEKNYKQIGSDKIWRKAK; encoded by the coding sequence ATGATAGAACAGGATATTATTAATGATGACGATTTAGAAATGCTGTTGGCGGATGTATCATCATTATATGGCTATGATTTTTCGCAATATAGCAGAGCTTCCTTGAAAAGAAGGTTGAACCGGATTTGTGTCATAGATAAGTTTACAAGTTTTGCAGAACTCCGGTACACAGTCATAAAACAGCCGGATTATTTACAGCGTTTTATTGAAGAAATCACTGTAAATGTTACCGAAATGTTCCGCGATCCGTCTTTTTATAAGACACTTCGCGATACAGTATTGCCTCAATTAGGGACTTATCCTTTTATCAGGATATGGGTTGCGGGTTGTTCTACAGGAGAAGAAGCCTATTCAATAGCCATCCTGCTTAAAGAAGCAAACCTTTACGGCAGAAGCCTTATTTATGCAACGGATATAAATCCAACAGTGCTGGAAAAAGCAAAAAAAGGTGTGTTTCCTTTAATAAACATGCGTCAGTATTCCGAAAACTATAACAACTCAGGAGGGAAGGTTGATTTTTCCCAATACTATACTGCTAACTATGACGTCGCCAAGTTCGATCCCGAGTTAAAATCAAAGATTATTTTTTCTACGCACAATCTGGTTTCCGACAGATCTTTCAACGAGTTTCAATTGGTGGTATGCAGAAATGTGTTGATTTATTTTGATCGGGAGCTGCAAGCAAAAGTGCTGAATTTATTTGACGAAAGCCTGGAATCTCTGGGCTTCTTGGCGTTGGGTTCTAAAGAAACTTTACGCTTCTCCAGTCTGGAGAAAAATTACAAACAAATAGGGTCAGATAAAATCTGGAGAAAGGCAAAGTAA
- a CDS encoding response regulator — MTTKNVLIIDDDSRNIFALSLYLKARGVASMSALGAKEGIEILNMSDDFSVVLMDMMMPDMDGYEAIKKIRENPRFSALPIIAVTAQAMTGDKEKCIAAGASGYISKPINMDKLISMIQEVTK, encoded by the coding sequence ATGACGACTAAAAATGTATTGATAATTGATGACGATAGCAGAAATATTTTTGCATTGAGTCTCTACCTAAAAGCGAGAGGCGTAGCAAGCATGTCAGCTTTGGGAGCAAAAGAAGGCATAGAAATATTAAACATGTCAGACGATTTCTCTGTTGTGTTAATGGATATGATGATGCCTGACATGGATGGTTATGAAGCAATTAAAAAAATAAGGGAAAATCCCAGATTTAGTGCTTTACCTATAATCGCGGTAACCGCCCAGGCTATGACCGGCGATAAAGAAAAATGTATTGCTGCCGGGGCATCAGGATATATATCCAAACCCATAAATATGGATAAGCTTATTAGTATGATTCAAGAAGTGACTAAATGA
- a CDS encoding response regulator, with protein MAKTFLRNLQIGFGISLLILILSSGASYISIQKLIQSRAELSNTRQIIEGVTQILINLQDAETGQRGYLITGRDAFLEPYYAGVKNLHISIDKAIGLTEGNTITRKKIQTLSSLANERLAILEETIVKKRKGEAIPFGNLERGRSYMDKCRYAIEDIISHEEQLLARNSAQLENYISYSIIFIVIAAFASVFITIYFYNRVRIDFRKRDQLQTALKEKDAEMTRRINIIRSIANRVSEGDYEIQVKDNEEDDLGSVANSLNHMTKSLKTAFEKINANEWQQTGLALLNKNLVGNKSVEDLCNQVLKFVVNYTDSYNGALYLSDNDKIILKAAYGLEGHMPKSLKVGEGMVGQVFKDKAFRHFKDLTGDDFTVSFSSGKVKIHNIALMPLILDNECLGVIELGLPNEPREEQISFFQESCKDIGLAISDAYNRNKIQTLLEESQAQAEELQMQHSELENLNMELEAQTQKLQASEEELKVQQEELLQTNQELEERSKLLEEKNHLIAERNLEIQKKAEELALSTKYKSEFLANMSHELRTPLNSILLLSRLMAENTEHNLNEEQIESANVIQSSGASLLELIDEILDLSKIEAGKMKLEFQKIEISGIVSALKALFLPIIKEKNLDFDIKIGADVGQIIETDKMRVEQVMKNLMSNAIKFTSRGSIGLQISRENNNILFAVKDTGIGIPAEQQKIIFEAFQQADGSTRRKFGGTGLGLSISREIAKLLGGEIRLLSKESEGSIFTLVVPISRDESNVHISKPHVEELIEEIATEVTEIQQLTASSNTENLAIHDIPDEVEDDRNNIKKGDKVILIVEDDINFAKALLKYTRKKDYKGVVVVRGDIAAGFAEKYQPLAILLDIQLPIKDGWQVMDEIKSNNATKHIPVHIMSSLKVKKESLLKGAIDFIDKPVALEQINDMFKRIEEALNKYPKKVLIVEENQKHASALSYFLSTFNIQTEIKTSVEDSIDALSSGKADCVILDMGVPDMIAYETLEAVKRNSGLENLPIIVFTGKNLSQFEEAKLRQYADSIVLKTAHSYQRILDEVGLFLHLVEEKQSDTSSKRTNKLGALQEVLKDKKVLVADDDVRNIFSLTKALEKYQMKVVSAIDGKEALVQLENNPDTAIVLMDMMMPEMDGYETIREIRKNKKSEELPVIAVTAKAMVGDREKCIMAGASDYISKPVDTDQLLSLLRVWLYD; from the coding sequence ATGGCGAAAACGTTTTTAAGAAACTTGCAAATAGGTTTTGGAATCTCTTTACTGATTTTAATTTTAAGTTCGGGAGCTTCTTATATCAGCATACAAAAATTAATACAAAGCCGGGCAGAGTTATCAAATACCAGACAAATTATCGAAGGAGTAACCCAAATCCTCATTAATTTACAGGACGCAGAAACCGGGCAAAGGGGCTATTTGATTACCGGAAGGGATGCCTTTTTAGAGCCCTATTATGCAGGTGTGAAAAATCTGCATATTTCTATCGATAAAGCCATTGGGTTAACTGAGGGCAATACAATAACCAGAAAGAAAATTCAGACGCTCTCCTCACTAGCTAACGAAAGGTTAGCTATTTTAGAAGAGACTATCGTAAAGAAGCGTAAGGGCGAGGCCATTCCTTTTGGAAATCTGGAAAGAGGGAGAAGCTACATGGATAAATGCCGGTATGCGATAGAAGATATCATTAGCCATGAGGAGCAACTCTTGGCGCGAAATAGTGCGCAATTAGAAAATTATATCTCATACAGCATTATATTTATTGTTATAGCAGCTTTTGCTTCGGTTTTTATCACTATATATTTTTATAACAGGGTACGAATCGATTTTAGAAAGCGGGATCAGCTACAAACGGCATTGAAAGAAAAAGATGCCGAAATGACACGGAGAATTAACATTATCAGAAGTATTGCCAACAGAGTTTCCGAAGGTGATTACGAAATACAAGTAAAAGACAATGAAGAGGATGATTTGGGAAGTGTAGCGAATTCTCTTAACCATATGACCAAATCATTGAAGACAGCATTCGAGAAAATAAATGCAAACGAATGGCAGCAAACGGGTTTAGCTTTATTAAATAAGAATCTAGTTGGTAATAAAAGTGTCGAGGATCTATGTAATCAGGTACTAAAGTTTGTTGTTAATTATACCGATAGCTATAATGGTGCACTTTATTTATCAGATAACGATAAAATTATATTAAAAGCAGCCTACGGCTTAGAAGGACATATGCCTAAAAGTCTTAAAGTGGGCGAGGGTATGGTTGGGCAGGTTTTCAAAGATAAAGCATTCAGACATTTTAAGGACTTAACAGGTGATGATTTTACGGTAAGCTTCTCCAGCGGAAAAGTGAAAATACATAATATAGCACTTATGCCTTTAATTTTGGATAATGAATGTCTGGGCGTAATAGAACTTGGTTTGCCCAACGAACCGCGGGAAGAGCAAATATCTTTCTTTCAGGAATCATGTAAAGATATCGGCCTTGCCATTTCCGATGCTTATAACAGGAATAAAATCCAGACTTTATTGGAAGAATCACAGGCACAGGCCGAAGAGCTTCAAATGCAGCACTCGGAATTGGAAAATCTGAATATGGAATTGGAAGCTCAAACCCAAAAACTTCAGGCATCTGAAGAGGAATTGAAAGTACAGCAAGAAGAGCTTCTGCAAACAAATCAGGAACTGGAAGAAAGATCCAAATTACTGGAGGAGAAAAACCATTTAATAGCCGAGCGTAATCTCGAAATACAGAAAAAAGCAGAAGAGCTGGCCTTAAGTACAAAATATAAATCAGAGTTTTTAGCGAACATGTCCCACGAGCTGCGGACACCGCTAAATTCCATTTTGCTGTTATCGCGTCTGATGGCCGAAAATACCGAGCACAATCTCAATGAAGAACAGATTGAATCGGCTAACGTCATCCAAAGCTCAGGAGCCAGTTTACTGGAACTTATAGACGAGATCCTAGACCTTTCGAAAATAGAGGCGGGTAAAATGAAACTCGAGTTTCAAAAGATTGAGATTTCAGGAATCGTTAGCGCTCTAAAAGCATTGTTTCTGCCAATTATCAAAGAGAAAAATCTTGATTTTGATATAAAAATAGGTGCAGATGTAGGACAAATCATAGAAACCGACAAGATGCGAGTAGAGCAGGTGATGAAGAATTTGATGTCTAATGCTATTAAGTTTACCTCAAGAGGCAGTATCGGTTTACAAATCTCCCGGGAAAATAATAACATTTTGTTTGCTGTTAAAGACACAGGGATTGGTATACCCGCCGAGCAACAGAAGATTATTTTCGAAGCTTTCCAGCAAGCCGATGGATCTACTAGAAGAAAATTTGGCGGAACAGGTTTAGGCTTGTCTATCAGCAGAGAGATTGCAAAATTACTTGGTGGCGAAATCAGATTGCTTAGCAAAGAAAGTGAAGGAAGTATCTTCACTTTGGTAGTTCCTATTAGCAGAGACGAAAGTAATGTACATATCAGCAAACCTCACGTAGAAGAATTAATTGAAGAAATTGCAACAGAGGTTACCGAGATACAACAACTTACAGCGTCTTCAAATACCGAAAATCTGGCGATACATGACATTCCGGACGAGGTAGAAGACGACAGAAACAATATCAAAAAGGGAGATAAAGTAATCCTTATTGTAGAAGATGATATTAACTTCGCTAAAGCTCTGCTGAAATATACCAGAAAGAAAGATTATAAAGGTGTTGTAGTTGTAAGGGGAGATATCGCTGCTGGTTTTGCCGAGAAATATCAACCTTTGGCTATACTTTTAGATATCCAATTGCCTATTAAAGATGGCTGGCAGGTTATGGACGAGATAAAAAGCAATAACGCTACTAAGCACATACCTGTGCATATTATGTCTTCGCTTAAAGTAAAAAAAGAGAGCCTTTTAAAAGGGGCAATAGATTTTATCGATAAACCTGTAGCACTGGAACAAATCAACGACATGTTTAAAAGGATAGAGGAAGCTTTAAATAAATATCCTAAAAAAGTCCTGATTGTAGAAGAGAACCAGAAACATGCAAGCGCCTTATCTTACTTTTTAAGTACTTTTAATATTCAAACCGAAATAAAAACCAGTGTCGAGGATAGTATCGATGCACTTTCATCAGGCAAAGCAGACTGTGTAATTTTGGATATGGGCGTTCCGGATATGATTGCCTATGAGACGCTGGAAGCAGTAAAGAGAAATTCAGGGCTTGAAAACCTGCCAATTATTGTTTTTACTGGAAAGAATCTCTCTCAGTTCGAAGAAGCTAAACTGCGACAATATGCCGATTCGATTGTTTTAAAAACTGCACATTCATACCAGCGGATTTTAGATGAAGTAGGCCTGTTTTTACATCTCGTAGAAGAGAAGCAGTCAGATACCTCTTCAAAAAGAACCAATAAGTTAGGGGCGCTTCAGGAAGTTTTAAAAGACAAAAAAGTCCTTGTTGCCGATGACGATGTAAGGAACATTTTTTCGCTAACCAAAGCTCTTGAAAAATATCAGATGAAAGTGGTTTCCGCTATAGATGGCAAAGAAGCTTTGGTACAGCTGGAAAATAATCCAGATACGGCCATTGTATTAATGGATATGATGATGCCTGAAATGGATGGTTACGAAACAATAAGAGAAATCAGGAAGAATAAGAAAAGCGAGGAGCTGCCTGTTATTGCCGTTACTGCAAAAGCCATGGTTGGCGACAGGGAGAAATGTATCATGGCTGGTGCCTCGGATTATATTTCTAAACCTGTAGATACAGATCAACTGCTTTCATTATTAAGAGTTTGGTTATACGATTAA